Part of the Acetonema longum DSM 6540 genome is shown below.
TGTGACAGGGTTAAGCGCATTGAAATTTTTAGTTGCTCCCGATGGATTGGAACTCTTTTTAATCTCAATGGGATAAAGGGTACCATCTTGCCAAATAATCAAATCAATTTCTTTGGTATTGCTATCTCTGTAAAAAAACAGCGGCGGTTGCTGCCCCAAATTGATAAAACTTTTATATATTTCCGAAACAACATAGGTCTCAAAGAATGCCCCTGCCATAGCCCCTGATTCCAACACATCAGGACTGCCCCAGCGGGTCAGGTACGCTGCCAGACCTGTATCCATAAAATACATGCGAGGCGATTTAACCACACGCTTCAGGGCGTTGTTATGGTACGGCTCTATCAATATTATGATGCCGGAAGAAACTAATATAGATAGCCACTGTTTAGCCGTAGGCGCTGAAATTTCCGTCTCTTTTGCCAACGCTTCATAGTTGACCATAGAACCCGTCCTTGCCGCCACAACACATAGGAAACGATAGAAGGCAAGCTCATCAGCAACTTGTGTAAGTTCTCTAATATCACGGCTTATGTAGGTTTGGACATAGGAAGAAAAGTATTTGCCTAAGTCTACGTCTGGCTGCTCGTAAACCCTTGGCATCCCGCCCCTGTGAATACGCTTAAAAATTTCAACCAATGTCATAGGTTTTGCTGTATTGATTTTTTTTGTGAGTTCGTCTTTGTCGCTTTTATATGCACCAAAAAGATTGCCCGTAATTTCATTGCCGGAAAGTCCAAATAAGTTTACTATTCCAACACGTCCGGCAAGGCTTTCGGATACGTTTTTCATCATGTGAAACATCTGTGAGCCAGTCAGCCAATAGCTGCCGTTATTTTTATTCCTGTCAACTGCAATCTTAATATAAGGAAGGAGTTCAGGCACATATTGAATTTCGTCAATTATAACCGGAGAACTGTACCGTTCTAAGAAAGCCTGTGGTTCTTCTTTGGCAAACATACGATCGGCAGGGTCGTCAAGCGTAACATACTTCCTGTCGCTATCCGCAAGCTGTTCCAATAACGTAGTCTTGCCCGCTTGTCTTGGCCCCGTTAAAAGCAGTACGGGAAATGTATTTGAGGTCTTTAGTATGGTATCTTCTATTTTCCGTTTGATATACACAGCGTTATACCTCTCAATAAAATTTTTATGCAAATCAAAAATTCAATTTTATATTATCCTTAATTAATGTACTTTGTCAAGTAATTACCCAAAATTTAAGCCGCTGATCCTGAAATTAGGTTGGCGGCTCATCTTTACCAGTTATTCAACAAGAAATCTTTGATATCCAAAGATAGAAAAAGGGCAAGACTTGCAATATACTCATTTACAAGTCTTGCCGGAAGAACAGTTTTACAAAACAAGGTGTCAAACGGTGATCGTCCCTGGTGTCACTGATATGCCAAAAGGGAAACGGTCTCCAGCGTCTACTGCTGTCAACAACCCCGTCCCTGACATCTGCCTTGATTTCTTTCATGAACATGCCCTGCCGGCATCGTTTACGTTACTTGCAATTCACCCGAAATGCGCTATAATAAGAAATAGGTGGAAATTAAAGTCGCCGTGACCTGGAAGTGCGGTAACACTCCCGAGGCACGCGCAGGTGGTTAGGCACCTACACATAACAGCCAGGCTGTCCACGACGACATTTCTATTATACAATGCCTCCCGCTTGAACACAAGCGAGGCAGAGTATACAGGAATGTCCTCAGGGGATCAGGCTGTGCGACTTCACGCAGCAGATGACGGAGCCGAGCCCTGTAACAATGATCAGCGGGAAGGCAATTCTTATACCCTTGAGCGCCTTTCCGTTGAAAAGCCGGATGTGCCCGGCTTATTGCTGTCAGGGACTTAGCAGACGATGAAGCAAGGCGCATGTGTAGGATCAAAAACCCTCGCATGCGTCTTTAATTTCCCCCTATAAAAAAACTGACGGCAGCACGGCAGTGTATGCCGCAGTCTGAGTATAGGGGGTTTTATTGTGTTAAACAGGATTTTAAACCAGGCGTTGGACCAGTACGTTTTAGATCGGGTGGATCAAATCCTCAGAATAGCCGGCGCTGCCGATGCAGAATACAGAAAAGCGGTGAAAGGGGCCGACACTGTCCTGTCGCAGCTCCTGACCATTGCCCATGACCTGGAAACACAAAATCCGGAACTGCTCCGTCTGGTGAGGGAGTATGAGTCCGCCACCAGCCTTGAGTCCTGCCTGGCCACGGAAATTATTTATCGGGAAGGGATACGGGACAGCTGCAGCATAGGTCAGGAACTCGGCACTTTGATGCAGAAGCAAACGCAAGGTCATAAGCCTTTTACGGATTTCCCATAGAATGCAATACGCCAAACAGAGCAGAAGCGAGGGGACAGAAGCGAGGGGACGTTCATTATGCTTCGGTCTAAATTTTAAAATGATACTGGGATGGATTATTCCCGTTACTCTGCCAATTTTGCCGTTGCGTGACCCCTTCCAGCCTCTTTATTGGGCGGATCATTCATTGCGCTTCGATTTTTTCATGCTTTGTAAATTAACGATCGATTGACCGTCCGGTAAAATACTTGATGGCTCATCAGGCAATTTCTGATAAATACCCGTGGAGCTTTCTTTTCTCGCACACCTGCCTTAGAGTCTATCTCCTATTTTCCATTTATTCTATCGCTTTATGGCAAAAGAAGCAACAAGAGCGTCCCCTCGCTTCTTTATGGGATAAAAACTGCCTATCGGAATAGTTCTCCAGACCCAGAGCCATCCCCTACCGGACAAAATCTTCGACCCTTTGCTTCCTGTTAGCATGGAGAGTATCGGGGATTCCAAAATGCGCCAGGCGTTTCGCGCCGGGGCGCATAATTTTTTTGTTGCGGGGGCAAGGGGGGATTCGGGGCTTTTAGATGTGTGCGCCTGCGCCGCACGGCAGAAAACATAATTCCGATCATCCTCCCTGTCGTCACTGGCGGCAGGGAGGCAAAAAAGCCGTGAGAACAAGGGCTTCCGTTATTGTTGTCAACGTCCCCCGACAC
Proteins encoded:
- a CDS encoding ATP-binding protein, yielding MYIKRKIEDTILKTSNTFPVLLLTGPRQAGKTTLLEQLADSDRKYVTLDDPADRMFAKEEPQAFLERYSSPVIIDEIQYVPELLPYIKIAVDRNKNNGSYWLTGSQMFHMMKNVSESLAGRVGIVNLFGLSGNEITGNLFGAYKSDKDELTKKINTAKPMTLVEIFKRIHRGGMPRVYEQPDVDLGKYFSSYVQTYISRDIRELTQVADELAFYRFLCVVAARTGSMVNYEALAKETEISAPTAKQWLSILVSSGIIILIEPYHNNALKRVVKSPRMYFMDTGLAAYLTRWGSPDVLESGAMAGAFFETYVVSEIYKSFINLGQQPPLFFYRDSNTKEIDLIIWQDGTLYPIEIKKSSNPSGATKNFNALNPVTDEKNFDEMSRHLKMKIGTGSVICLANNLRPVQGSKGDNWVVPVWLI